One genomic window of Methanosarcina acetivorans C2A includes the following:
- a CDS encoding methyltransferase has protein sequence MENNENQTESFFDLLEKPDVDPDRFFKLVDSSVRGLREFRLIAAAIELGVFEALKVPLSAGVLAEKLGCDPVLMPHFCESLHSLGLLDRFEEGVHENGKAQMREKGESEAGTENLNHDSGGTNVGAVYLVSELSATYLLESSPFSQQHYLAERLRNAELWTRLPEIMMKGPEIVEKGHFFGEVVHCMAENAHCGLLQDTIRVVLENVDFTNVKKMLDLGGGHGLYAIVFSKLNESLQAFVFDLPPVTHKTKYFIEKYGASNVDIIPGDFFTDEIGSGYDLIFSSFNPGGKVPSLIPKISEALSPGGVFVTRQVPDEKMKSSPLISLDWNLWTFEDVKKGGSGYSFENSVPFSEYIEMLGNYGLEVFRALDMKDGSRIVFAWKV, from the coding sequence ATGGAAAATAACGAAAATCAAACTGAATCATTTTTTGACTTGCTGGAAAAGCCTGATGTAGACCCGGACCGATTTTTCAAGCTTGTTGATTCTTCCGTTCGGGGTCTGAGGGAGTTCAGGCTCATTGCTGCAGCGATTGAACTTGGGGTATTCGAAGCTCTAAAAGTTCCTCTATCAGCAGGGGTCCTGGCTGAAAAGCTTGGCTGTGACCCGGTGCTTATGCCTCACTTCTGCGAGTCTCTCCACAGCCTCGGGCTCCTTGACAGGTTTGAGGAAGGGGTACATGAGAACGGAAAAGCGCAGATGCGGGAAAAAGGTGAATCTGAAGCCGGTACTGAGAACCTGAACCATGATTCCGGGGGAACAAATGTGGGGGCAGTGTACCTGGTCTCGGAACTGAGTGCAACGTATCTTCTGGAGAGCTCTCCTTTTTCCCAGCAACATTACCTTGCCGAAAGACTCAGGAATGCTGAACTCTGGACCCGGCTTCCGGAGATTATGATGAAGGGGCCTGAGATCGTCGAGAAAGGGCATTTCTTCGGAGAGGTAGTCCACTGCATGGCTGAAAATGCGCACTGCGGGCTTCTTCAGGATACGATCCGGGTTGTGCTGGAAAATGTAGATTTTACAAATGTCAAAAAGATGCTAGACCTCGGGGGAGGACACGGGCTTTATGCAATCGTTTTTTCTAAGTTGAATGAAAGCCTTCAGGCTTTTGTTTTTGACCTTCCTCCGGTTACTCACAAGACTAAATATTTCATAGAAAAGTATGGAGCCTCAAATGTGGACATAATTCCAGGAGACTTTTTTACTGATGAAATCGGAAGCGGGTATGATCTTATCTTTTCTTCCTTTAATCCCGGGGGAAAAGTTCCTTCCCTTATCCCGAAGATTTCCGAAGCCCTCAGCCCCGGAGGCGTTTTTGTAACCCGGCAGGTCCCTGATGAAAAAATGAAATCCAGCCCCCTGATAAGCCTTGATTGGAACCTCTGGACCTTTGAGGATGTAAAGAAAGGAGGATCAGGATACAGTTTCGAAAACAGCGTACCCTTTTCCGAATATATAGAGATGCTGGGCAATTACGGGCTTGAAGTCTTCCGGGCCCTTGATATGAAAGACGGGTCAAGGATCGTATTTGCCTGGAAAGTATGA
- a CDS encoding metal-dependent transcriptional regulator, whose product MTTERDEDYLKIIASIVEEKGYAKVKDVANELELGPSTVTGMFKKLDKEGYINYEKYGGVTLTEKGMEIARKTREKYSMLKDFLMHLGIDEKTAEEDACKIEHILNPKTAQALKKFIEFTDKEDESRIWIEHFRYFVQTGEYISCSPENRDKCPVHGKGN is encoded by the coding sequence ATGACAACGGAAAGAGATGAAGACTATCTGAAAATTATTGCATCAATTGTAGAAGAAAAAGGGTACGCTAAAGTTAAAGATGTAGCAAACGAGCTGGAACTCGGCCCTTCAACTGTTACAGGTATGTTCAAAAAACTGGATAAAGAAGGTTACATAAATTATGAAAAGTACGGTGGAGTAACCCTTACCGAAAAAGGTATGGAAATCGCCAGAAAAACAAGGGAAAAATACAGCATGTTAAAGGATTTTCTCATGCATCTGGGGATTGATGAAAAGACCGCAGAAGAAGACGCGTGCAAAATTGAACATATCCTGAATCCAAAAACGGCACAGGCATTAAAAAAATTCATAGAATTTACGGATAAAGAAGATGAATCAAGAATCTGGATAGAACATTTCAGATATTTTGTCCAGACAGGTGAATATATAAGCTGCTCCCCTGAAAACAGGGATAAGTGTCCAGTTCATGGTAAAGGAAATTGA